A DNA window from Corvus moneduloides isolate bCorMon1 chromosome 22, bCorMon1.pri, whole genome shotgun sequence contains the following coding sequences:
- the LZIC gene encoding protein LZIC encodes MASRGTTETSKLKQNLEEQLDRLMQQLQDLEECREELDADEYEETKKETLEQLSEFNDSLKKIMSGDMTLVDELSGMQLAIQAAISQAFKTPEVIRMFAKKQPRQLRTRLAEMDRDLMVGKLPRDLYTQQKLEILTALRKLGEKLTGDDEMFLSTNAGTALSQFERVSTDLGSGDKVFALASVEVEKAKQ; translated from the exons atggctTCAAGAGGAACAACAGAGACAAGTAAACTAAAACAAAACTTGGAGGAGCAGTTGGACAGATTAATGCAGCAACTTCAAGATCTAGAAGAATGCAG AGAGGAATTGGATGCAGATGAGTACGAAGAGACCAAAAAAGAAACTCTAGAGCAGCTGAGTGAGTTCAATGACTCCCTGAAGAAGATTATGTCTGGAGATATGACTTTGGTGGATGAGCTCAGTGGGATGCAACTG GCAATACAAGCAGCCATCAGCCAAGCGTTTAAAACTCCAGAAGTGATTAGAATGTTTGCAAAGAAGCAGCCGAGGCAATTGAGGACAAGGCTGGCAGAG ATGGACAGAGACTTAATGGTTGGGAAGTTGCCACGAGACTTGTACACCCAACAGAAACTGGAAATCCTGACTGCCCTCAGAAAGCTTGGTGAGAAG CTCACTGGGGATGATGAGATGTTCTTGTCAACAAATGCTGGTACAGCCCTGAGCCAGTTTGAGAGAgtctccactgaccttg GTTCTGGAGACAAAGTCTTTGCTCTTGCAAGTGTTGAAGTAGAAAAGGCGAAACAATGA
- the CTNNBIP1 gene encoding beta-catenin-interacting protein 1 isoform X1: MCWNPSGKATRRPCGQRRTSIVESPLEHPSCLTMIQVTDGKMSPCLIAKHLGLLSGPTPCCDAAVMNLGRPQRSSCAARRVPLPRTGRDSTSSGTLATASLQRMFPKGSSLIHFSQLQSLIRTEHVDYLISCGF, translated from the exons ATGTGCTGGAATCCATCAGGCAAAGCCACCCGCAGACCCTGTGGACAGAGACG AACTAGCATAGTTGAGAGTCCTCTTGAGCATCCATCATGTCTTACGATGATACAAGTGACTGATGGCAAGATGTCACCTTGCTTGATAGCCAAACATCTCG GGTTACTGAGCGGCCCCACACCCTGTTGTGACGCCGCTGTGATGAATCTCGGGCGGCCCCAGCGCAGCAGCTGCGCTGCCCGGCGGGTCCCGCTGCCCCGGACCGGGAGGGACAGCACGAGCTCCGGGACACTCGCCACCGCGTCCCTCCAGAGGATGTTTCCCAAG GGCAGTTCCCTCATACATTTTTCCCAGCTCCAATCACTGATCAGGACTGAACACGTGGATTATCTGATCTCCTGTGGTTTTTAG